The genomic segment CGCGGAACTCGATCGTCGCCTTGCCCGCATAGGTGCTCTGGGCGGGCACCACGGCGACGAGCGGCTCCCGCGAGACGACGAGGGACCGGACACGCTCCCCGGATGTCTTCGTCGCTGACCAGCCGAATCCGATGTCCATCGTGCCGTCGCTGATCTGCTGTCGCTGGTTGGCGGTCGACACTTCCCGGAATGCCAGTTCCACTTCCGGCATGCTGCGGCTCACATTGCGGATGATGTCCGAGAACGCGTCGGACATCGGAATAGAGCTCGCATAGCCGATCACGATTCGGCCGGCCATACCGTGCGCCATCTTGCGCGCTGTCTCCTCCGCCTCGCCGACCGCATGAATGACGCTCCTCGCATGTTCGAGAAACAGCGCGCCTGCCGGCGTGAGCTGGACCGCGCGCGTTGACCGTTCGAACAACCGGATACCGAGGTCGGCTTCCAGCGCTGCGATATGGCGTGTCAACGGCGGCTGGGCGATACGCAAACGCAATGCCGCGCGCCCGAAGTGCAATTCATCGGCGACGGTCACGAAATAGCGGAGGCGGCGCAGGTCAAGCATTTATGTCTTTTCGGTATCAATAGCCACGAAAACAGTATTGGCACGCGTTTCGCCCACTCGTCAGACTGTCACACAAACTAGATAGGGCGTTACCAGTGGGCAACAGAACCATCCGATTCGCATTTTTTCTGTGCGGATTCGCGGCTTTTCTCAATCTTTATTCGACTCAGGGCATTCTGCACGAACTCGCCGCGACATTTAACGTGAGCGCCGAGCAAGCAGGCCAAGGCGTCAGCGCTACCACCTTGGCGGTCGCCATTATCGCTCCGTTCGTCGGTGCGCTGGCAGCCCGCTTCGATCGCCGGACAGTAATTTCGTGCGCGGCAGTGGCGTGTGCGCTTCCCGTCGTCTGGTCCGCGCACGCGGCGAGCTTTTCATCGTTCCTCAGCGCCCGCTTTGCCGCGGGCGTGCTGATGCCGTTCATCTTCGCGATCTCGATCGCCTGTATCGGTGAGATCTTCAGCCGCGATGCGGCAACGGAGGTCAGCGCGCTCTTCGTCGCCGGCACGACCCTCGGCGGATTCGCCGGGCGCTTCGTTACCAACGTCCTGACGTCCGAATTCGGCTGGCGTCACGCGCTCGATTTCATTGCGTTCCTGTGCCTCGCGACGGGCCTCGCAATCCACGCGAGCCTGCCGGCGTCCGGCGCCGCGCGTCCGGGCGACGATGGCGCGTCGACGCCGCGCTGGAAGCTCATGACGCGCGGCCCGCTCCTGGCATCGTTTTTGGTCGGGGCATGCGTGCTCGCATCGCAGGTCGCGACGTTCACCTTTGTCGGACTGCGACTCGCCGGTGCGCCGTTTGGCTTCAATACGGTCGAGGTCGGCGCGATCTACGCGGTGTTTCTCGTCGCGGTCGTCGTCACACCGCTCGCAGGCCGCGTCGCGGCGCAACGCGGCCCGCGCGACCTCGCGCTCGCGGCTGCCGGGCTCGCAATTGTCGGCGCATTGCTGACGCTGTCGAGCAGTGTCACCGCGATCCTGATCGGTCTCGCGCTCAGCTCAACCGCGGTGTTTGTCGAGCAGGCGTCGGCCAACGCGTTCATCTCGAGGGCGGCACTGGGGGCAAGATCGACGGCGATCGGCATCTACCTTTCCTTCTATTACTTTGGCGGAAGTCTCGGCTCGGTCCTGCCCGTTCCCGCTTGGAATCGCTGGGGCTGGCCCGGCTGCGTCGCATTTGTCGCCGGCGCACAGGCGATCGCAGGCGTGCTCGTGTTTTTCTTCTGGCGCGGGAATACCGCAGCCGGCGCGGGCAACCCGCGTTCGCATGAAATCAGTCTGACTCGGTAGTTCATTTCAAACCACACCTAGAACCGGAGAGAAAGGGATGGAAGCGTTTCAATCGCAAGCGGGGTTGCTCGATATCGTCACGCCGGTGCTTCACGAGATGGAGAGCGGAGTCCTGAAGGATGCGCTGGTCGCGGCCTTCTCGGCCGAACAGGGGGCGCTTCAGGACATTGAAAATGCATTCCATCGATTGACGGAGCGTCGGCATCCGGCGCCGGCCCTTCGCACTTTTTTCTCCAGTTGGTCAAGGACCAACAATTCCGCGGCGAGCGTTTCCGGGCTTGCAAACCGGATCACGCTGCTCGCGCGCTCCGACACCGGTTCGGCGGCGTCGAAGCAACTCCATGACGTATGTGCCAGCCTGCAGCGCATCACCGACGAGGATCTCGGCGCGCTAGGCGGTGTGCTCCATGCCGACCTCTTCTATACGATGGCGACGGCTGCGTGCGGCGACGACACATGGCTGCTGAAATCGTCGTGCCTGCGATCCGCGCAGGCGTTCAAGGACTGGACGGACCGTCAGCGTCTGAAGGAACGGGATCTCCTCCTCGGCCTCCTCACCACGTTGGTTCACGAGGTCTACACGCACGGCGAAGTCGAGTTCATCCACGACCTCTACAAATCGTGGTTCCACACGCACGTCGGCATTCCGGCCGATCGCGTGCGCCACATCGTCGCGTGGGTCACCGTCCATACCGGCGGGACCGAGAGCAACCACTTCGGTCATGCCGTACAGGCGGTCAACGCGTTCGCAGACGCGATGCAGGTAACGATCGACGAGGCGACCGCGAAAGCTCTGTTCCAGGACTACCTGCGTCGCAAGGCGACCGTCATGCGCGAGTGCGCGCAGGCGCTCGTCTGACGCCGGGCAGGGTCTGGCGCGTCGCCGCACCTGCCGGTCGCCGGTCGCCGGTCGCCGGTCGTGCGCGTGAGCGCGATGCACGGCCGGCGACCGGCTCGCCTTTCCGCCACGCCTGATTTCATTGGTTTTCGCATACAACGATATGAATACACGCGACATCCCGAAAATCGAGTTGCCGTTGTCGGACCGTGCGCGGGGCGTTACCGCACCGGGGACGTCAAGCATGCGCAGCAAAGCAAACGCATTGAAGGATTGCGGCATCAAGGTGATCAATTTCGCCGCCGGAGAGCTTTCTTTCGATGCCTGCCCGCCAATGAAGGCGGGCGCGATTGACGCAGTGGAAAGCCGACGTAATCGCTATACGCCCCCGATCGGATTGCCCCAGCTTCGTGAAAAGCTGGCGGAAAGCGTCAGCCGGCGATGCGGCGTCGGGTTTACGGCAGACGAGATCGCCGTCACCGCGGGCGCGAAGCAGGCGCTCTTCAACGCATCGATGGTGCTGCTGAACCCCGGCGACGAAGTGATTGTCCCGACACCCTATTGGGAGACCTTTCCGACCCAGATCCGGCTCGCCGGTGCGACGGCCGTCTGCGTCGACACGCAGGCCGATCAGTACCGACTGACCCGGCGTGCGGTCGAAAGCGCGCTGACGGACAGAACCCGCATGATCGTAATCAACACGCCGAACAACCCGACGGGAACCGTCTATCAGCGCGAGCAGTTGCTTGGAATTGCGAAGCTCGCGTTCGACCGCCAGATCTGGGTGGTGTTCGACGAGTGCTACCGGCATCTCGTCAGGCACCCTCATGAGCATCACAACATTCTGTCGCTGTTCGAGCCGCTGAGGCGACAGACAATCCTCGTCGACTCGTTCTCGAAAAGCCAGGCCGTGACTGGCTGGCGTGTCGGCTACGCGTGTGCACCAGCACACGTGATATCCGCGATGCACAACCTGCAGGGGCATACGACGTCAAACCCCAGCAGCCTGTCGCAGTACGCGGCGCTGAGCACAATCACGTCCGGCTCCGAAGCATTCATCGCAGAGATCAACCGGTTCCTCGAACAGCAACTGAACACGGCACGCGCGCTTCTGGACCGGATCGCGGGGATCACCTATGCGCCACCGGAAGGCGCGTTCTATCTGTTCGTCGATGTTTCCGAAAAGCTGGGCCGCCATTACCGCGGGCAAAGGATCCGCGACGTTGACCATCTCGGCGAGCTGCTACTGACGGAAGCGCACGTGGCCGTCGTTCCCGGCGCCGGCTGCGGTGATCCGAACTGCATTCGAATCTCCTATGCAATCGAGCACGAAGAGCTGGTCGAAGGTCTGACGCGTCTCCAGCGGTTCGTTGCGGAGATCGACGCCGACTGAATGCGACGGCCGAGTTGATGCCGGCACCCGGCTCGATCGGCTTGCCGGGAGGCCCTGGCCTGGGCGGCACTAGCGGGGCAAATCTCGTCGGGATCGACCCGATTCATCAATCGAGGAGGAAGACATGGAGCATCCGGCGCATGCATTCATCGATTACGTCAACGACGCACTGATCGATGTGGAGGACAGGCAACTCGTCGACGCGCTGCTGACCGGCTTTGAAAACAATCGCGACAGGTTGCACGAATACCGAAAGACCTATGAAGGCATCACGTCGGGCAAATGGTCGAGCGACTCGCTCTGTACGTTCTTTTGCGGCTGGCGCAGCCCCGACGGCGCCGCCCATGCCGTATCGAGCATCATCGTGCGCATCCTGCAGGAGTCCGAGTCACTCGATGCCGAACGGAACAAAGTGAAGCTGCTGACAGCTGCACGACACTGCGGCGAGATCATCGTCGAGGATATCGGCCTCGGTGAGTTGCATGGACATCCGCACCACTCGAAGCTGTATCACCGGATGGCAACGGCCATTTGCGGCTCGGACAATTGGCGTCTACAGGACCGATTTCTCGATCCCGCCACGAAGGAATTCTCTGCATGGGTCGGACAGAAGCGCCCGCTCGCGCCCGACCTGACCGAGGCCATCGAGATGATGGCGATGACCGAGCTGTTCAATACGGGCGAATACAACCTGATGACGCCGATGTGGAAGAAATGGATCCGCGAGTCCTTCTCCGTTACGGCGACCGAGGTCAACCGGATAGCGTCATTTCTGAGCGTGCATTGCGGAAGCGTCGAAGCGCGGCATTTCAGGCACGCGGCCGATGCGTTGACGCTCTATGCGGATGCATCGAACCAGAAGATCAATTACCGTCGCATCGGCATGCTGTCCGACGAGTATGTGATCAGGGCCTGCGAGCACCTTGGAAAAATGGCATCGGTGCTCCGGGCCTAACCGGTCGGCGAAACAAATCGAGCGGGTCGCACACTTTCGCGATTCGCGATGAGACCGCCGGCAAGGCTGGCGCCGACAGTCGCGTGCGTCGCCCGGCGAATGCATCCGGACCGTGCTTCGCCAACGGAACAAGTTCACCGCTCGCTGCTGCGAGCCATTCAATCGAGGTCAATGAACATGCGTATCGAATCGGATTCGATGGGTTCCATCCAGGTCCCGTCGAACAAATACTGGGGCGCACAAACCGAGCGTTCCATCGTCAATTTTCCGATCGGCCAGTCCCGCTTCAAATGGGGGCGGTCGATCATCCGTGCAATGGGCATCCTGAAGAAGGCCTCGGCACTCGCGAACCTCGAGCTCGGCGAGTTGCCGGAGTCGATCGCCATCTCGATCTCGGAGGCAGCGGATGAAGTGATTGCAGGGGCGTTAGAC from the Burkholderia pyrrocinia genome contains:
- a CDS encoding LysR substrate-binding domain-containing protein; this encodes MLDLRRLRYFVTVADELHFGRAALRLRIAQPPLTRHIAALEADLGIRLFERSTRAVQLTPAGALFLEHARSVIHAVGEAEETARKMAHGMAGRIVIGYASSIPMSDAFSDIIRNVSRSMPEVELAFREVSTANQRQQISDGTMDIGFGWSATKTSGERVRSLVVSREPLVAVVPAQSTYAGKATIEFRELAMESFVTFPSGYGSALNAALEDLCAHAGVLPRIGATASQITTLVSLVAAERGVAIVPSFTSTLQRSGVAYVPLARPHVLELVVTWSEPFSSTCVERFVEFARSIALR
- a CDS encoding MFS transporter, which codes for MGNRTIRFAFFLCGFAAFLNLYSTQGILHELAATFNVSAEQAGQGVSATTLAVAIIAPFVGALAARFDRRTVISCAAVACALPVVWSAHAASFSSFLSARFAAGVLMPFIFAISIACIGEIFSRDAATEVSALFVAGTTLGGFAGRFVTNVLTSEFGWRHALDFIAFLCLATGLAIHASLPASGAARPGDDGASTPRWKLMTRGPLLASFLVGACVLASQVATFTFVGLRLAGAPFGFNTVEVGAIYAVFLVAVVVTPLAGRVAAQRGPRDLALAAAGLAIVGALLTLSSSVTAILIGLALSSTAVFVEQASANAFISRAALGARSTAIGIYLSFYYFGGSLGSVLPVPAWNRWGWPGCVAFVAGAQAIAGVLVFFFWRGNTAAGAGNPRSHEISLTR
- a CDS encoding pyridoxal phosphate-dependent aminotransferase, translating into MNTRDIPKIELPLSDRARGVTAPGTSSMRSKANALKDCGIKVINFAAGELSFDACPPMKAGAIDAVESRRNRYTPPIGLPQLREKLAESVSRRCGVGFTADEIAVTAGAKQALFNASMVLLNPGDEVIVPTPYWETFPTQIRLAGATAVCVDTQADQYRLTRRAVESALTDRTRMIVINTPNNPTGTVYQREQLLGIAKLAFDRQIWVVFDECYRHLVRHPHEHHNILSLFEPLRRQTILVDSFSKSQAVTGWRVGYACAPAHVISAMHNLQGHTTSNPSSLSQYAALSTITSGSEAFIAEINRFLEQQLNTARALLDRIAGITYAPPEGAFYLFVDVSEKLGRHYRGQRIRDVDHLGELLLTEAHVAVVPGAGCGDPNCIRISYAIEHEELVEGLTRLQRFVAEIDAD